In Zingiber officinale cultivar Zhangliang chromosome 6A, Zo_v1.1, whole genome shotgun sequence, a single genomic region encodes these proteins:
- the LOC121997009 gene encoding SKP1-interacting partner 15-like, whose translation MRISRAAEDEVAAEADPAAECPIQLLPQDVLHNVLGRLPLYQALACRPVSRLFLDALSSPPFLSSLPSLRLLVLRHPRAASSPHPSLHAFDPSFRRWIRLPLSFLPFPSASPVTASPSLLYLWVDSVPFPHSIDPASKSQTKSLVVCNPLSGSYRLLPPLGSAWSRNGTVIAGPGGSVVIITELAALSYAPCPDRWLKFPLSLPSKPRSPIMMAGSVFALCDVGALWRSRWKLFSCGIADLGRAHGWAPIERHEWGDVFDIFKRPRLLAGAGGRQLLMIGGLRSSFVLDAPCSTVLIIRLDLETMEWDEAGTMPLEMYRCFGGGFSSPLEVVAAGADAAGANNKVKVFGGDGKVWFSGKKMRGKLAMWEEGVGKSDGGLWSWVDSIPECPEGMYRGFLFDAGFTSTP comes from the coding sequence ATGCGCATCAGTCGCGCGGCGGAGGACGAGGTCGCTGCCGAAGCAGATCCGGCGGCGGAGTGCCCGATCCAGCTCCTTCCCCAGGACGTCCTCCACAACGTCCTCGGCCGCCTCCCTCTCTATCAGGCCCTCGCCTGCCGACCCGTCTCTCGCCTCTTCCTCGACGCCCTCTCCTCCCCTCCTTTCCTATCCTCGCTCCCCTCGCTCCGCCTCCTTGTCCTCCGTCACCCTCGCGCAGCCTCCTCTCCGCACCCTTCCCTCCACGCCTTTGACCCCTCCTTCCGCCGTTGGATCCGTCTCCCGCTCTCATTCCTCCCCTTCCCCTCGGCCTCTCCCGTCAccgcctctccctctcttctctacCTCTGGGTGGACTCCGTCCCTTTTCCCCACTCTATCGATCCCGCCTCCAAGAGCCAGACCAAGTCCCTCGTTGTCTGCAACCCACTGAGCGGATCCTACCGTCTCCTTCCCCCGCTTGGCTCAGCCTGGTCTCGCAACGGAACCGTGATCGCTGGTCCTGGCGGATCCGTCGTCATCATAACCGAACTCGCAGCTCTCTCCTATGCGCCTTGCCCTGATCGATGGCTTAAGTTTCCACTGAGTCTTCCCTCCAAACCTCGGAGCCCGATCATGATGGCTGGTTCCGTCTTTGCCCTCTGCGACGTCGGCGCCCTCTGGAGAAGCCGGTGGAAGCTCTTCTCATGTGGCATTGCTGACCTCGGCAGGGCCCACGGCTGGGCTCCGATTGAGCGGCACGAGTGGGGGGACGTGTTCGACATCTTCAAGCGGCCACGGCTACTTGCAGGAGCAGGTGGCCGCCAACTTCTGATGATCGGAGGCCTGAGGTCGTCCTTCGTGCTGGACGCGCCGTGCTCGACGGTGCTGATTATCCGGCTGGATCTGGAGACCATGGAGTGGGATGAGGCAGGGACGATGCCCCTGGAGATGTACAGGTGCTTTGGAGGCGGCTTCTCCAGTCCATTAGAAGTGGTGGCCGCTGGGGCTGATGCAGCTGGCGCCAATAACAAGGTGAAAGTCTTTGGTGGAGATGGCAAGGTATGGTTTTCTGGGAAGAAAATGAGGGGAAAATTGGCAATGTGGGAAGAAGGGGTCGGAAAGAGTGACGGCGGCCTGTGGAGTTGGGTTGATAGTATCCCAGAGTGCCCCGAAGGTATGTACAGGGGTTTTCTCTTTGATGCTGGATTCACCTCAACACCTTGA